The nucleotide sequence GGCTGTTCTCCACGACGGGCGCCGTATCCCTGTGGGACGGCCCGAGGAGACGCGGGCGCTCCGCGAGCTGCCCGAGCCTCCGTTGCCCGAGCCACTCCATGTGGGTAGCACCCGCCGCGCTCCCCTCGGCCATGTGGCTGGGGCACGCAGTGGGGACAAGGGCGGTAATGCCAACGTCGGCGTCTGGGCCCGCTCCACCGACGCCTGGCGCTGGCTCGCCCATGAGCTGACCGTCGAGCGGTTCCGCGACCTGATCCCGGAGGCCCGCGACCTCCAGGTCACCCGCCACGTCCTGCCCGACCTCCGGGCCCTGAACTTCGTCGTCACCGACATCCTCGGCGCGGGCGTGGCCGCCCAGCACCGCTTCGACCCCCAGGCCAAAGCCCTGGGCGAGTGGCTCCGCTCGCGGCACGTCGACATCCCGGAGGCCCTGCTGTGAGCGCCGAACCCCCGCTCCGGCCAACCTCATCCACGGAGGCCCGACCATGACCACCCTGACCTCCGCCCTCGACCCCACCGCCCCCGACCACCAGGCCAACCGCGAAGCCCTGCTCGCCAAGCTCGCCGACCTGGAGGCCGAGCACGGCAAGGCGCTGGCGGGCGGCGGCGAGAAGTACGTGGCCCGGCACCGCGAGCGCGGCAAGCTCCTCGCCCGTGAGCGCGTCGAGCTGCTGGTCGACCCAGACACCCCCTTCCTGGAGCTGTCCCCGCTCGCCGCCTGGGGCAGCGAGTACACGGTCGGGGCCTCGCTGGTGACCGGGATCGGGGTGGTCGAGGGGGTGGAGTGCCTGATCACGGCCAACGACGCGACCGTGCGCGGCGGCGCGAGCAATCCGTGGAGCCTGAAGAAGGCGCTGCGGGCCAACGAGATCGCCCGTGCGAACCGGCTGCCCGTCATCAGCCTGGTGGAGTCCGGCGGAGCCGACCTGCCCTCGCAGAAGGAGATCTTCATCCCCGGCGGGGCCATCTTCCGGGACCTCACCCGGCTGTCCGCCGCGGGCATTCCCACCGTCGCCGTCGTGTTCGGCAACTCCACGGCCGGAGGCGCGTACATCCCCGGCATGTCGGACCACGTGATCATGGTCAAGGAGCGCGCGAAGGTGTTCCTCGGCGGCCCGCCGCTCGTGAAGATGGCGACCGGCGAGGAGAGCGACGACGAGTCGCTGGGCGGCGCCGAGATGCACGCCCGCACCTCCGGCCTCGCCGACCACTTCGCGGTGGACGAGCGGGACGCGATCCGGCAGGCGCGCAGGGTGGTCGCGCGGCTCAACCACCGCAAGGCGTACGTCGATCCGGGCCTGGCGGAGCCGCCCAAGTACGACCCCGAGGAACTGCTCGGCATCGTCCCCGGCGACCTGCGCGCCCCCTT is from Streptomyces seoulensis and encodes:
- a CDS encoding acyl-CoA carboxylase subunit beta produces the protein MTTLTSALDPTAPDHQANREALLAKLADLEAEHGKALAGGGEKYVARHRERGKLLARERVELLVDPDTPFLELSPLAAWGSEYTVGASLVTGIGVVEGVECLITANDATVRGGASNPWSLKKALRANEIARANRLPVISLVESGGADLPSQKEIFIPGGAIFRDLTRLSAAGIPTVAVVFGNSTAGGAYIPGMSDHVIMVKERAKVFLGGPPLVKMATGEESDDESLGGAEMHARTSGLADHFAVDERDAIRQARRVVARLNHRKAYVDPGLAEPPKYDPEELLGIVPGDLRAPFDPREVIARLVDASDFDEFKPLYGTSLVTGWAELHGYPVGILANARGVLFSEESQKAAQFIQLANQRDIPLLFLHNTTGYMVGKEYEQGGIVKHGSMMINAVSNSTVPHLSVLMGASYGAGHYGMCGRAYDPRFLFAWPSAKSAVMGPQQLAGVLSIVARQSAAAKGQPYDDEADAALRAMVEGQIESESLPTFLSGRLYDDGVIDPRDTRTVLGMCLSAIHTAPYEGARGGFGVFRM